One Sporosarcina sp. FSL W8-0480 genomic window, GATGTTAAGAAAATGCGAGGCGGCCGCCCTTATGTCCTTGCAGATGTCCGCACACGAAAAAACGTCGACCAAATCGTCGAGTGGATCAAACGGAATATGTTGCTTGAAGGCGCAGGGACGACAAGTGCCGGTGAGTAATGTGGCACGAAGACACCATAACGGCAAACTGGAAATGGTGTTTGAGCCAAGGAGAGGTTTCACAAGGATGCCGCATGTATTCCAGCAACCGCCTCTAAAGGCGAGCCGTGAATTATACGAAGGCGACAATCCAATGGCGACAGTATATGTGATGGAGTCTTCGGGCGGCATGGTAGCTGGTGATCGAAATGATATTTCTATAAAACTTTTGCCGGGAAGCAAGGCAAGAATCATCCAGCAATCGGCGTTGAAAGTGTACAGGTCACATACAGGCGAAACTTGTGTGCAATCAATTGAAGCGGAGATTGAGGAAGGCGCGCGCCTTGAATGGATGCCGGAAGTGATCATTCCGTTTGCGGATTCGAAATTCAAAATGGAAACGACGATCCGTCTTGCGAAGGATGCCACTTTACTATGGGGTGAAATCATCGCGCCTGGCAGGGAGATGAGAGGGGAAGTATTCGACTTCTCATCGTTAAAGTCGATGTTGAGGATTTACGTCGAAGGTGAGCTGATTGCTTTCGACAGTCTGTGTTTCTTCCCGAAGAATATGAAACTTCAAGAGCTTGGAATGCTTGAGGATGCATTATATGTCGGCTCTATCTGGCTCGTTTCAGATAAAGCAGATCAGCTCGATCTACGAGTAATCGAGGAGACATTGAATGTGGGAGACGGCTTACGCGCTGGAGTGACAAGGCTTGCGGGAAATGCGGTCCATTGCCGTTTCCTTGGCGTCAATCAATGGAGGCTACAGCAGGAGATGAAGCGCGTCTATTCCGAGCTTTCTGCGCTCATTTAAAGGATGGAGGAAACTATGAAAAAACAAATAAGTATAATAGCCCTCATCTCACTAAGTCTGCTGTTAGCATTGGCGGGGTGCGGAAAAGGTAAAGAGAAGACCGTTAACGGCAAAAAGGAAAACAGTCTTATTTATGCATCCGAGGCTGAGTTTGCCGGTCTGAATCCGATTCTTGAGGAGACGAATTTGGATGCGCTCCTCTTCCGGGGGCTGTTTCGTTTTGATGAAAACAATGAACCGAAAGCCGATATTGCAGATTCCTTCGTCATATCGGATGACAAATTGACTTATACATTCAAGGTGAAGCAGGATATTCGTTTTCACGACGATGAACTGCTGACTGTAGATGATGTGATTTTTACAATCGAAAGTATTTTGGATGATAAAAACGCTTCGTTTTTGAAATCGGATTTCACTGAAGTGGCATCAATGAAAAAGCTGAATGATTACGAGTTTGAGTTGAAGCTAAAACACCCGTTCACACCTATTCTTGATAAGCTGACGGTACCTATATTGCCAAAGCATTCGTTTCAAGGTGTAGACATGAGGACGGCAGAGTTCAACAGCCATCCGATTGGCGCAGGACCTTATCAGTTCGACAAATGGGACCGTGGCAATAGCTTGACGCTGAAGGCATTCGACCGTTTTTACGGTACAAAGCCGTCCATTGAGAAAGTCATCTTCAAATTCATCCCTGACAGCAACGTCCGGGCATTGCAACTATCTTCAGGTGAGGTCGATATCGCACTGCTTGACCCGGTGCAAGTAGGTGAACTTGAAAAGCGAGATCATATTCAAATTTATAATGTGGATACCGCGGATTATCGAGGAATCCTTTTCAATATGCAAAACGAGCTTTGGCAAGATGTCCGCGTCCGCCAGGCATTCAGTTTCGCGATTGATCGGGAACAAATCGTAAAAGGCATTCTGAAAGGATATGGAGAAGTGGCCTATTCACCTCTTCAAAAACATGATTTTCATAATGAACAAATTGAAAAATACAGCTTTGAGCTAACACGTGCCGATGCATTGTTGGACGAGGCTGGTTGGGAAAAGTCGACCGACGGATTCCGTTACAAAAACGGCCAGAAACTGAGCTTCACAATTACTGCTCCGGCATCCGATTCAGTCCGTGTCAATATGGCGAATTATGTTGCTGAGGGGTATAAGTCGATCGGTGCGGATGTCTATGTGGCGGCGCTTGACTGGAGTGCGATTACAATTGAAGATACGGATGCTTTCATGATCGGATGGGGTAGCCCCTACGACGCGGATCATCATACGTATAGCTTGTTCCATTCATCCGAGTCGAGTTTGACGAGCTCAGGCTATAACTTCGGAAACTATTCGAATAAAAAAGTAGATACTTTCCTTGAAAAAGGTCGTTTATCTATGGACGAAGCAGAACGGAAGGCAAGCTACACGGCATTCCAAAAAGAGCTTGCGGAAGATCCGGCATTCGCATTCATCGCTTATGTAAATGCAGTTTATGGCATTAACGGGAATATCGAAGGCGTGAAAGAGCGAACGCTCGGTCACCACGGTTCCGGTTTCCTGTGGAATGTCGAGGAGTGGAAGTGGAATGACCGTTAAATGGATTGGGAAGCGCATGATGTTGGGGATTTTAGTTCTCCTCATCGTGAGCTTCCTCTCTTTTTTCATTATGCATGCTGGACCGGGCAGCTCAGCAACCGCATATTACGGGGGCAATGCCCAAACATTGACCGCCTCTGAGAAGGAGCGGATCAGTGAGGAGTTTGGGCTTGACCGTCCGTTGATCATACAATATGGGTCTTGGTTGATAGAGGTGATGAGTGGAAATTTAGGTATGTCTGCTAAAGAGGGACGACCTGTCGCATCGATTCTCTCTGAGCGTTTGCCGAATACGCTTCTGTTATTTGGCGTATCGATGTTTTTCATTATCATCGGATCGATTTGGCTTGGAATGGTAGCGGGAATGAGGCCGGGATCGTTGCTTGATAGAGGGCTATCGACGTTCAGTATCGCGTCTTCCTCCATCCCCCCTTTTTGGCTTGGGATTTTATTCATTTATTTATTTTCCGTCATGTTAGGCGTCTTGCCTTCTTCCGGGACGAGGAGTTTGGTCGGGGACGGCGGCTTTTTCGATAGAGTACAGCATATAGTCATGCCTGCATCTGTAATTGTGCTGACGCATGTTGGCTTGTATGCACGATTCCTGCAAGAGAGTGTAAAGACGGAAATCGGAAGCTACTATGTGATGGCGGCAAGAGCAAACGGAGTGGATGAACGGGAAATTAGAATCGGAGTGCTACGGAACGCTTTCATTCCCTATTTGAATTATCTCGGTATGACGATTCCTTCATTTTTCGGAGGTTCGGTCATTGTGGAAGCGCTATTTGCATGGTCGGGCCTCGGGCAGTTGCTTGTGAAATCAATCATGGTGAAGGATTATCCGCTGCTGATGGGCGGTATCATGCTGACGGGTTTGATCGTCGTCATTACACTGTTCGTCATCGATGTCCTTATGTTCATGCTCGACCCGAAGCTCCGTAGAGGGGAGTTGGGCAGATGAAACAGAGAAAAATGCTTGTTTTCTGGTGCTCACTTTTAGGGTTGATCGTTGTTTTAACGCTGTTTTCCAGTTTGCTTGCTACCCATCCGGTGAATGAAATGGATTTGGACGCGGTTTATTCTCCTCCTATGAACGGTCATCTATTAGGGACGGACCAACTTGGTAGGGATGTGTTTTCACGTCTATTGGAAGGTGGAAAAGTGACATTGGCAGTTGCCGGCTTATCGGTTCTGCTGTCGTTAATCATCGGGGTCGTTTATGGAGGAATAAGCGGGTATGCCGGTGGGTGGATCGACAGTGTGATGATGAGGATTTTGGAAGCACTCATTTCCATCCCTTCTCTTGTTTTGGTTTTAGCTTTTCAGGCAATCATGTCAGGCGGGATGTGGGGCATGACATTCATCATTGGAGTGACGGGTTGGTTCACGACGGCGCGAATTGTTCGTTCAGAATTTATCCGGCTGAAGGATATGGAGTACGTTAAAATGGCGAAAATGTTCGGCACCCCAGTCTGGAGAATCATTACGGGTCATTTGCTCCGTAATAGTTTACCGCCACTGTTCGTCGTGACGATCTTCAATTTTGCTGGAGCTGTTTTCATCGAAGTGTCGCTAAGCTTTCTTGGGATCGGCATTCCTCCGGCCATTCCATCATGGGGGAACATGTTGTACAATGCCCAAAATGATTTGTTGATTGGTGCATGGTGGATTGGTGTCTTCCCGGGCTTGCTGATCTTCTTAACGATTCTTTCCATCAATTTCATCGGGGAAGCGCTGAAAGATCCTAAAAGGAGGCGGTTCCATGCTTGAAGTGAAAGGATTATCCGTTGAGATCAACGAAGTCCTTGTCGTGAAAGGGATCTCCTTTTTAATTCCGAAAGGGAAAGTGACCGCGCTGATTGGTGAAAGTGGCAGTGGGAAAAGCATGACCGTCTCGGCATTAATAGGGATGCTGCCCGCAAATTCGCGTGCCTATGGAGAAGTTCTTTATAAGGATATGGATTTGTTGAAAGCGACTCCTGAAAAGATCTCAGCATTACGGAAAATTGAATTCTTTACGGTTTTTCAGGATGCATCAAATAGTTTCAATCCGAGTGTGAAGATGGATCGACAATTGTATGCATTCTCCGCAAGTAGGGTTGGCGATGATGAGGCGAAGTTTCAGGAGAAGATGCCGGAAATTTTAGAGAGGTTAAACTTGTCCGTTGATATTATGAATCGATATCCGTTTGAGTTGTCGGGTGGAATGTTGCAGCGTTGCATGGTTGCTTGCGCATTCTATTTGGAGCCCGAATTATTGATAGCCGACGAACCGACTTCAGCACTCGATAAAGTCGTACAGAAGGAGTTCATAAAAACGCTACGTCTGTTGAATGAAAGCGGGACAACGGTCCTTATCATCACCCATGATTTGGATGTTGTGGCCGCTGTGGCAGATGAAATGATTGTCATGCGGAAAGGTGAAGTCGTCGAGACGGGGGCTGTGAAAGATGTGTTGGCAAATCCGACACATGAATATACAAAACGTTTGCTGGAAAGTCGATTTTAGGAAAGGGGGTGCCGAAAGTGCTTAAAATAGAACATCTTTCAAAAAGCTATGGCAGAGGAAAACGGAAAAAGGATGTGCTTCATGATGTGAATCTGACAGTTGGCGAGGGAGAGATTGTCGGGATTGTCGGTGAAAGTGGTAGCGGGAAAAGTACATTATCCCGTCTGATCATGCGATTAGAAACCGCGGATGAAGGAACGGTTTCATTTGCAATCGCAGATGACTTCTATGCTTCCTGTCAAATCGTTTTCCAAAATGCATCTGCCGCTATGAACCCATCGTGGACTGTGCGCGATATTTTAAAGGAGCCTCTCCGCAAGAGGAAAGGCGATCGGGAAGCGCATATTCGTGAAATGCTTGAAAAAGTGAGTCTGGAAGAGAAGCATTTGGACCGGCGCCCTTCGGAATTAAGCGGAGGTGAGCGTCAACGAGTGAATCTCCTTCGCTCAATCCTTGTCGAACCAAAGCTGCTTGTTTGCGATGAAATCGTCTCGAATTTGGATCGATTGATACAGAAGGAAATTGTTGAGTTGTTACAGCGGCTTAACCGGGAAACGGGAATGGCGATTCTGTTCATTTCTCATGACCTTCGTGTCGTGGAGCATCTATGTAACCGGATTTATGTGATGCAAGGCGGAATGATTGTGGAGGAGGGCGTGAAACGGGATGGGCGGTTTTCATTTGAGCACCCGTATTCCCTGTTGCTGTTTGACTGAACTTGTTCAACCTTTTCGGTAGTGGGTATACTAAAAGGAGAATTGAAAGGGAGATGACAATGATGGAACAACGGCCGATGAGCCACTCACGTACAATCGTTACGAAGCTTGTACTACCGCCTGACACAAACCATATGCAGACAATTTTCGGTGGGAAAGTGTTAGCGTACATAGACGAAATTGCCGCAATTGCGGCGATGAAACATTCCAACAAGCGCGCTGCTGTCACTGCATCCATCGATTCGGTCGACTTCCTATCGTCCGCCAAAGTTGGGGATGTGCTTGAACTGGAAGCGGTCGTCAGTTCGACGGGCCGCACATCGATGGAAGTGTTCGTATCGGTGCATTCGAGGGATTTACTTACCGGAGCGACCAAGTTGACGACAGAGTCATTTCTGACGATGGTCGCAATGGATGAAAACAACAAGCCGACACCGGTTCCGGGCATCTATCCGGAAACAGAAGCCGAAAAACGATTGTTCGAAACTGGTCCCGCCCGACGGCAACACAGGAAGCTGCGAAGGGAAATTAGACATTGAAAGAAGTCGCCTTTTAGGGGCGGCTTTTTTGATTGAAACTTCAAATGCTTTCTTCCGTATATAAGGAAAGGAGTGAGTGCGGTGAGGGCGGATATTCATGAACGGCAAATGGAGTTGACGATGCTGCGGAATGAACGGAACCGGGTGAAAAGACGTTTCGATGGGGCGGAGGCGCAATATAAGGAAGCGGTTCAGTTGCGTGATCGGTTGCACAGGCAACTTTCGAAGGAGCAACAGGATGTCGTGAAGCTTGGGAAATTCTCATTTGCAAATAAACTTAAAGAGTGGACAGGCAAATGGGATGTGCAGATGGAGAAGGAAATGAATGAAGTCGTTGAGGCCGAATTGAAATACAATGAGGCGGAAAAAACAGTGACAGATTTAGCGGCGGAAGTGAGCAGGCTCCGTGAGCAAATGAATCGTGAGGAATTTCTTTATATCGATGAGGATTGGGCGGACTTCTTGAAGGAAAAAGAAGCCTGGATCCGGCAGAACGACTCGGTGGCGAACAGTACTTTGCAAAAAATCGCGGATGACCGGGTGCGTGTCCGGTCGTTGATAAGGGAAATCGACGAGGCATATGAAGCGGGCGACAAGGCAATGCGGACACTTGACTCTGCACTCGATAAGTTGGGCAATGCCGAAGGGCTATCGGTGTGGGATACGTTTTTAGGTGGCGGTCTCATTGTTTCAGCAATGAAATATTCAGAAATGAACAGTTCCGACGACCTTGTGCACCGTGCACAACGTGCCCTTCGACATTATGAGACCGAATTGATGGACGTCCAAAATGTCGCCTCCGAATCGTTCAATGTGAATCATAATGACTTTTTCACATTCACGGATATTTTCTTTGATAATATCTTCTCTGACTGGGCGGTCCATTCGCGGATAACAGACGCGAAAGGCAAGTTGAATGTCGTGCTTCAAGATGTACGCCGAGTACAGGACCAACTGCGACGAAAACGGGATGAAGCTACGGAAGAATTGAAGCGACTTGACCAGCAGGAGAAGGATATTATCGTTTCTTGATTGACGAGTTGTCTCTTTGTATATACAATGTTTATACGCGGAGGTGATTTAGGATGTATCAGATTAAAAAATGGGGAAATAGTTTAGGGATCAGAATACCGAAAACAGTAAGTGATAAACTTATGCTCCGTGAAGACTCTGAGGTATACCTGTATGTTGAAAATGATCGTTTAATTATTGAGCCAAAAAGAAAATCACTTCAGACATTAGTCGATGATATAACGGAAGATAATATCCATAGGGAAGTTGAATTTGGAAAGTCTGAGGGAGGGGAAGCATGATGAAGTATGTGCCGGAACGCGGTGATATTATCTGGCTATCTTTCTCGCCGCAATCGGGTGTGGAACAGGCGGGAAGGCGACCGGCTATTGTTTTGTCGCCTTCCTCTTATAATGAAAAATCAGGACTAATTCTCGTTTGTCCAGTAACTTCAAAGCAAAAAGGTTATCCATTTGAAGTAGCCCTTAGTGATTCATTGACAACTTCTGGTACTGTGCTTTCTGACCAAGTTCGTAGTTTGGATTGGCGAGTTAGAGAAGCAAGCTTCATCGAAACGATCAATGACGCAGCACTTGCTGATATTCTTGAAAATGTCCGTTTGCTGTTGGATTGATGGACTTAGTCAAACTCCAAAAACTCAATCCGATTGCCAAATGGATCATTCGTGAAGAATCGGGCGCGGCCTGCAATTGGCGGTTCTTCAGTGATGGTGCAGTCTGCCGCGATTAGACGGGATTTCAATTCTTCAAGCGCGCGTACTGTGAATCCGGGATGCGCTTTTTTTGCTGGCGTGAAATCTGCTTGGACACCGATATGGACTTCTTGTGTACCACATTGGAACCAGCATCCTCCTCGTGCTTGTAAGTTTTCCGGCTTCGGGATTTCCTTCATTCCAAGTAACTCGCCGTAGAATTGGCGTGCTTGTTCTTCGCAATTTGGCGGCGCCGCAATTTGGATATGGTCGATGCCAATGAGGAATTCAGTCATATGGATCTCTCCTTTTTTGTTATTATCTTAATTGTATTGGAGTTTGTGGGGAAGTACCATGACCGGATTTGAAAGCGTCAGTATAATTAAATCTTATGTGTCGGTTAAGCCCTTTTCCTTTTGTGGAGAAGGGTTTTTTGTTTGGCGGGTGAATCTTTCAGTGGGTCATTAGTCCCGAAGTGACAATATAACTTGGGAAATGATTGATATAGTAGGGGAAATAACCGATAAACCATTTCAATTGATCGATAAGTTCAGGGAAATGATCGATAAAACCCGGGAAATGATCGATAAAATTTTGCGGGGCAATAGCTTAGGGGACTTTCAAATTAATTTTCACCAATTAATCAAATTCCATTGCAAGAGTGAATATGATAGTGTACTATGTAACTAATACACCGATACAGGAGGGGTAGATGGTGAAGCAATGGAATGCTTTATTGCAGAAGGAATGGGTGCAGTGGAGGGTACAGATAATCGTTTTGGTCTTTCTAATGCTCACGGGATTGTTCATGCTCCCGACATTCGCAAAGATATTAGTGGCGGGGGAAGTTCCCGTATTTGAAATTACGATGATCATAAGCTTTGTGGCGGCGGGTGCCTGTGTTTTTGTGCCTGTCATCGCATTTGCAACAATGTTTAACAAAGACATGAAAGTGCCAGATCTATGGCTGCATTCACCTGCATCCACTTCCAAACTCATTGGGGTGAAGCTGTTCATGGCTGCGGTGATAGGATTTGTCTATTTACTCGTCCCCGTAGCGGTCGTTGCAATCCGCTATCTATTTACATCACAGCCGGAAGTGATATTCAGTGAATTGCTGTTTGCAGGGGTCTTATTAATAAGTGCAGTATTTGTAACGTCTATTCGGTTCATGGTTTATGGTTTTTTCTTTATCGTCATTGATCAGCTGCTTAAACCTTTTCTTAAAGGGTTTTCGCTTGTCATCACACTGATCTTATTCGTCATTTCGGCACGAATTTATGGCGAGGTCACAAATTCCGTATTTTATGATCGGTTTATCAAGATAGGGAGCTTTGATTTGTTAGAGATCAAAAGCTCTAATATTGAAATCTCATATGATAACTTTTTATTCCACAATACTGTCTTGTACGTTGGTGAGATTGCGTTCGCGGTTTTTTTCACAATCGGTGTACTTTACTTGGCTATCACCTTATTTGAAAAGAAGGTGCGGCTATGATGGGGTGGAATGGTTTATTACGCAAAGAATGGGCGGTAATGAGAAATTCATTCATTGCGTTTATCGTGATTTTCATCGTGATTGCCGTATCAAGTTTCACACCCTTGGCGGTCGGGGGCAAATTTGACCAGATCGAAATCACGAATATGTTCTCGTTTTTGCAAATGTATTTCGGGGCGCTGCTTTTCATTCACAGTCTTCACACGGATATGAAGCAGCCGGATGTATGGCTGCATTCCCCGGCTTCAATAACACGGCTTTTAGGATCAAAAATGCTGATGGTTCTTCTTTTAGTCGTATTATCTAACTTTGTTTGGACTGGCATAGGGGTTGTCGCCTATTTCATCGGCGGATTTGAAGGGGTCATCCCCGGATGGCCGAACTTGCTAAAAGTATTCCTTCTTAGTACTTTCGCGATTTCAGCAAGTTTGCCGATATGGGTGATCTACAGAATTCTATCGGCGAAGATTGGCTGGTTGGCGATCATTGTGTTGTTAATATTTTTCTTCTTTGGATCAATGGTATGGGGAATTATAGAGGTAATATGGGGAGAAATGGGACCTGACGTAGGTTCACTCGTATACATCCTCCTCTCAATCGTATTATTTGCAGGCGGAGCAATTCTGCTTGATAAGAAAGTGAGGTACTGACGATGAGCATAGATTTTCTTCCAGATAAGCCGATTTACCAGCAGCTCATCGACCGGATTTTAGGGGATATTATGCGGGGCACACTCAAAGCGGGAGAAAAGTTGCCGTCCGTTCGTGAATACGCGGTTGAAGTCGGCGTGAATGCGAATACGATGCAGCGCGTTTACAAGGAGTTGGAGCAAATGGAGATCACGGAGACAAGAAGGGGGCAGGGATCATTCGTGACGGAGAATCAGGAGAAGATTTCAGCGCTTCGCAATGAAATGAAGGAGCAGCTTGTGACGACATTCCTTCAAAGTGTAGCTGCATTCGGATTTACGACTGAGGAAATTGTGAAGTGTCTGCAGGAACGGGGTGGCGAAAATGATTGAGTTGAAACATATCGTGAAGAAATATGGGAGTA contains:
- a CDS encoding urease accessory protein UreD — encoded protein: MSNVARRHHNGKLEMVFEPRRGFTRMPHVFQQPPLKASRELYEGDNPMATVYVMESSGGMVAGDRNDISIKLLPGSKARIIQQSALKVYRSHTGETCVQSIEAEIEEGARLEWMPEVIIPFADSKFKMETTIRLAKDATLLWGEIIAPGREMRGEVFDFSSLKSMLRIYVEGELIAFDSLCFFPKNMKLQELGMLEDALYVGSIWLVSDKADQLDLRVIEETLNVGDGLRAGVTRLAGNAVHCRFLGVNQWRLQQEMKRVYSELSALI
- a CDS encoding ABC transporter substrate-binding protein, which gives rise to MKKQISIIALISLSLLLALAGCGKGKEKTVNGKKENSLIYASEAEFAGLNPILEETNLDALLFRGLFRFDENNEPKADIADSFVISDDKLTYTFKVKQDIRFHDDELLTVDDVIFTIESILDDKNASFLKSDFTEVASMKKLNDYEFELKLKHPFTPILDKLTVPILPKHSFQGVDMRTAEFNSHPIGAGPYQFDKWDRGNSLTLKAFDRFYGTKPSIEKVIFKFIPDSNVRALQLSSGEVDIALLDPVQVGELEKRDHIQIYNVDTADYRGILFNMQNELWQDVRVRQAFSFAIDREQIVKGILKGYGEVAYSPLQKHDFHNEQIEKYSFELTRADALLDEAGWEKSTDGFRYKNGQKLSFTITAPASDSVRVNMANYVAEGYKSIGADVYVAALDWSAITIEDTDAFMIGWGSPYDADHHTYSLFHSSESSLTSSGYNFGNYSNKKVDTFLEKGRLSMDEAERKASYTAFQKELAEDPAFAFIAYVNAVYGINGNIEGVKERTLGHHGSGFLWNVEEWKWNDR
- a CDS encoding ABC transporter permease encodes the protein MTVKWIGKRMMLGILVLLIVSFLSFFIMHAGPGSSATAYYGGNAQTLTASEKERISEEFGLDRPLIIQYGSWLIEVMSGNLGMSAKEGRPVASILSERLPNTLLLFGVSMFFIIIGSIWLGMVAGMRPGSLLDRGLSTFSIASSSIPPFWLGILFIYLFSVMLGVLPSSGTRSLVGDGGFFDRVQHIVMPASVIVLTHVGLYARFLQESVKTEIGSYYVMAARANGVDEREIRIGVLRNAFIPYLNYLGMTIPSFFGGSVIVEALFAWSGLGQLLVKSIMVKDYPLLMGGIMLTGLIVVITLFVIDVLMFMLDPKLRRGELGR
- a CDS encoding ABC transporter permease, whose translation is MKQRKMLVFWCSLLGLIVVLTLFSSLLATHPVNEMDLDAVYSPPMNGHLLGTDQLGRDVFSRLLEGGKVTLAVAGLSVLLSLIIGVVYGGISGYAGGWIDSVMMRILEALISIPSLVLVLAFQAIMSGGMWGMTFIIGVTGWFTTARIVRSEFIRLKDMEYVKMAKMFGTPVWRIITGHLLRNSLPPLFVVTIFNFAGAVFIEVSLSFLGIGIPPAIPSWGNMLYNAQNDLLIGAWWIGVFPGLLIFLTILSINFIGEALKDPKRRRFHA
- a CDS encoding ABC transporter ATP-binding protein, translated to MLEVKGLSVEINEVLVVKGISFLIPKGKVTALIGESGSGKSMTVSALIGMLPANSRAYGEVLYKDMDLLKATPEKISALRKIEFFTVFQDASNSFNPSVKMDRQLYAFSASRVGDDEAKFQEKMPEILERLNLSVDIMNRYPFELSGGMLQRCMVACAFYLEPELLIADEPTSALDKVVQKEFIKTLRLLNESGTTVLIITHDLDVVAAVADEMIVMRKGEVVETGAVKDVLANPTHEYTKRLLESRF
- a CDS encoding dipeptide/oligopeptide/nickel ABC transporter ATP-binding protein: MLKIEHLSKSYGRGKRKKDVLHDVNLTVGEGEIVGIVGESGSGKSTLSRLIMRLETADEGTVSFAIADDFYASCQIVFQNASAAMNPSWTVRDILKEPLRKRKGDREAHIREMLEKVSLEEKHLDRRPSELSGGERQRVNLLRSILVEPKLLVCDEIVSNLDRLIQKEIVELLQRLNRETGMAILFISHDLRVVEHLCNRIYVMQGGMIVEEGVKRDGRFSFEHPYSLLLFD
- a CDS encoding acyl-CoA thioesterase, which gives rise to MEQRPMSHSRTIVTKLVLPPDTNHMQTIFGGKVLAYIDEIAAIAAMKHSNKRAAVTASIDSVDFLSSAKVGDVLELEAVVSSTGRTSMEVFVSVHSRDLLTGATKLTTESFLTMVAMDENNKPTPVPGIYPETEAEKRLFETGPARRQHRKLRREIRH
- a CDS encoding AbrB/MazE/SpoVT family DNA-binding domain-containing protein, with protein sequence MYQIKKWGNSLGIRIPKTVSDKLMLREDSEVYLYVENDRLIIEPKRKSLQTLVDDITEDNIHREVEFGKSEGGEA
- the mazF gene encoding endoribonuclease MazF, with amino-acid sequence MMKYVPERGDIIWLSFSPQSGVEQAGRRPAIVLSPSSYNEKSGLILVCPVTSKQKGYPFEVALSDSLTTSGTVLSDQVRSLDWRVREASFIETINDAALADILENVRLLLD
- a CDS encoding VOC family protein produces the protein MTEFLIGIDHIQIAAPPNCEEQARQFYGELLGMKEIPKPENLQARGGCWFQCGTQEVHIGVQADFTPAKKAHPGFTVRALEELKSRLIAADCTITEEPPIAGRARFFTNDPFGNRIEFLEFD
- a CDS encoding GntR family transcriptional regulator, with amino-acid sequence MSIDFLPDKPIYQQLIDRILGDIMRGTLKAGEKLPSVREYAVEVGVNANTMQRVYKELEQMEITETRRGQGSFVTENQEKISALRNEMKEQLVTTFLQSVAAFGFTTEEIVKCLQERGGEND